A portion of the Musa acuminata AAA Group cultivar baxijiao chromosome BXJ1-1, Cavendish_Baxijiao_AAA, whole genome shotgun sequence genome contains these proteins:
- the LOC103993380 gene encoding 11 kDa late embryogenesis abundant protein, producing MQAGKNAMASVKETAGNVAASAKAGMDKTTATVQEKVEKMTAHTLTEKAMAEERKQEKVREAEINKQETMQQNAAAQQRTLAAHDGGHVAEPGVYPVGGAPGEVAGHPTGGHLISGAVRSRPIGRDTGTARPAAAHNPYVGSTEPAARGTGGRYA from the exons ATGCAAGCCGGAAAGAACGCGATGGCGTCCGTGAAGGAGACGGCCGGCAACGTCGCCGCCTCGGCCAAGGCTGGAATGGACAAGACGACGGCCACCGTGCAGGAGAAG GTGGAGAAGATGACGGCCCACACTCTGACGGAGAAGGCGATGGCGGAGGAGCGAAAGCAGGAGAAGGTACGGGAAGCCGAGATCAACAAGCAAGAGACCATGCAGCAGAATGCTGCCGCTCAGCAGAGGACGCTCGCGGCCCACGACGGCGGCCACGTCGCCGAGCCGGGAGTCTACCCCGTCGGTGGAGCGCCGGGGGAGGTGGCCGGCCACCCTACCGGTGGCCACCTGATTAGCGGCGCGGTGCGGTCCCGCCCGATAGGCCGGGACACGGGGACGGCGAGGCCCGCCGCCGCCCACAACCCCTACGTCGGCTCCACCGAGCCTGCTGCTCGTGGGACCGGCGGTCGCTACGCCTAA
- the LOC103993367 gene encoding GTP 3',8-cyclase, mitochondrial isoform X4, with protein MRGCVRELLQGCLRSRRAYFSVDGSRCRFGCLSDSYGSSGRIKGCCPSVGTPSCSRSMASATSCAVLSEALPKDKDNLASDMLIDSFGRFHNYLRISLTERCNLRCHYCMPAEGVELTPNSQLLSHDEIVRLANLFVTSGVDKIRLTGGEPTIRKDIEDICLSLSNLKGLKTLAMTTNGIVLTKKLPKLKECGVNAINISLDTLVPAKFEFMTRRKGHERVTESIDAAIELGYNPVKINCVVMRGLNDDEICDFVEMTREKPINVRFIEFMPFDGNVWNVKKLVPYAEMLDRVRQRFKNVQRLKDHPADTAKNFIVEGHRGTVSFITSMTEHFCAGCNRLRLLADGNFKVCLFGPAEVSLRDPIRAGMDDLGLKEIIGAADLS; from the exons ATGCGGGGCTGCGTCCGGGAGCTCCTCCAAGGATGCCTGCGTTCTCGGAGGGCCTATTTTTCG GTTGACGGTTCTAGATGCAGATTTGGTTGTTTATCAGATTCCTATGGCTCATCTGGCAGAATCAAAGGCTGCTGTCCGAGTGTCGGTACTCCAAGCTGTTCCAGGTCAATGGCTTCTGCAACTTCGTGTGCTGTCTTGTCTGAAGCGTTGCCAAAGGATAAAGATAATCTTGCATCCGATATGCTAATTGATTCATTTGGGAGGTTCCATAATTACTTGAGGATCTCGTTGACGGAGCGTTGCAACCTCAGGTGTCACTATTGCATGCCAGCAGAAGGTGTTGAACTCACACCTAACTCTCAGCTTCTTTCTCACGATGAAATCGTTCGGCTTGCAAATCTCTTTGTGACGTCTGGGGTGGATAAAATTAGGTTGACAGGTGGAGAACCTACAATTAGGAAAGATATAGAAGATATATGCTTGAGTCTTTCCAACTTAAAAGGTTTAAAAACACTTGCTATGACCACCAATGGGATCGTTCTCACGAAGAAGCTTCCAAAGTTGAAAGAGTGTGGTGTTAATGCGATAAACATTAGTTTGGACACATTGGTCCCAGCAAAGTTTGAATTCATGACCAGACGTAAGGGTCATGAAAGAGTCACGGAGTCAATAGATGCTGCAATAGAACTTGGATACAATCCTGTTAAG ATAAACTGTGTTGTAATGCGTGGATTAAACGATGATGAGATCTGCGATTTTGTAGAGATGACGAGAGAGAAGCCAATCAACGTTCGATTTATTGAGTTCATGCCATTTGATGGGAATGTTTGGAATGTCAAAAAGCTAGTTCCTTACGCGGAGATGCTGGATAGAGTG CGACAACGCTTTAAAAATGTACAGAGGCTTAAGGATCACCCTGCAGATACAGCAAAAAATTTCATTGTTGAAGGTCATCGTGGGACAGTCTCATTTATCACATCAATGACTGAGCATTTTTGTGCTGGTTGCAATAGATTGAGGCTCTTAGCTGATGGCAACTTCAAAGTATGTCTATTTGGTCCAGCAGAG GTAAGCTTAAGAGATCCAATTCGTGCTGGCATGGATGACCTTGGGCTGAAGGAGATCATTGGAGCTGCG GATTTATCATGA
- the LOC103993367 gene encoding GTP 3',8-cyclase, mitochondrial isoform X2, protein MRGCVRELLQGCLRSRRAYFSVDGSRCRFGCLSDSYGSSGRIKGCCPSVGTPSCSRSMASATSCAVLSEALPKDKDNLASDMLIDSFGRFHNYLRISLTERCNLRCHYCMPAEGVELTPNSQLLSHDEIVRLANLFVTSGVDKIRLTGGEPTIRKDIEDICLSLSNLKGLKTLAMTTNGIVLTKKLPKLKECGVNAINISLDTLVPAKFEFMTRRKGHERVTESIDAAIELGYNPVKINCVVMRGLNDDEICDFVEMTREKPINVRFIEFMPFDGNVWNVKKLVPYAEMLDRVRQRFKNVQRLKDHPADTAKNFIVEGHRGTVSFITSMTEHFCAGCNRLRLLADGNFKVCLFGPAEVSLRDPIRAGMDDLGLKEIIGAAVKRKKAAHAGMFDLAKTTNRPMIHIGG, encoded by the exons ATGCGGGGCTGCGTCCGGGAGCTCCTCCAAGGATGCCTGCGTTCTCGGAGGGCCTATTTTTCG GTTGACGGTTCTAGATGCAGATTTGGTTGTTTATCAGATTCCTATGGCTCATCTGGCAGAATCAAAGGCTGCTGTCCGAGTGTCGGTACTCCAAGCTGTTCCAGGTCAATGGCTTCTGCAACTTCGTGTGCTGTCTTGTCTGAAGCGTTGCCAAAGGATAAAGATAATCTTGCATCCGATATGCTAATTGATTCATTTGGGAGGTTCCATAATTACTTGAGGATCTCGTTGACGGAGCGTTGCAACCTCAGGTGTCACTATTGCATGCCAGCAGAAGGTGTTGAACTCACACCTAACTCTCAGCTTCTTTCTCACGATGAAATCGTTCGGCTTGCAAATCTCTTTGTGACGTCTGGGGTGGATAAAATTAGGTTGACAGGTGGAGAACCTACAATTAGGAAAGATATAGAAGATATATGCTTGAGTCTTTCCAACTTAAAAGGTTTAAAAACACTTGCTATGACCACCAATGGGATCGTTCTCACGAAGAAGCTTCCAAAGTTGAAAGAGTGTGGTGTTAATGCGATAAACATTAGTTTGGACACATTGGTCCCAGCAAAGTTTGAATTCATGACCAGACGTAAGGGTCATGAAAGAGTCACGGAGTCAATAGATGCTGCAATAGAACTTGGATACAATCCTGTTAAG ATAAACTGTGTTGTAATGCGTGGATTAAACGATGATGAGATCTGCGATTTTGTAGAGATGACGAGAGAGAAGCCAATCAACGTTCGATTTATTGAGTTCATGCCATTTGATGGGAATGTTTGGAATGTCAAAAAGCTAGTTCCTTACGCGGAGATGCTGGATAGAGTG CGACAACGCTTTAAAAATGTACAGAGGCTTAAGGATCACCCTGCAGATACAGCAAAAAATTTCATTGTTGAAGGTCATCGTGGGACAGTCTCATTTATCACATCAATGACTGAGCATTTTTGTGCTGGTTGCAATAGATTGAGGCTCTTAGCTGATGGCAACTTCAAAGTATGTCTATTTGGTCCAGCAGAG GTAAGCTTAAGAGATCCAATTCGTGCTGGCATGGATGACCTTGGGCTGAAGGAGATCATTGGAGCTGCG GTTAAGAGAAAGAAAGCTGCACATGCTGGGATGTTTGACCTAGCAAAGACAACAAACAGGCCTATGATACACATAGGTGGCTGA
- the LOC103993367 gene encoding GTP 3',8-cyclase, mitochondrial isoform X3: MRGCVRELLQGCLRSRRAYFSVDGSRCRFGCLSDSYGSSGRIKGCCPSVGTPSCSRSMASATSCAVLSEALPKDKDNLASDMLIDSFGRFHNYLRISLTERCNLRCHYCMPAEGVELTPNSQLLSHDEIVRLANLFVTSGVDKIRLTGGEPTIRKDIEDICLSLSNLKGLKTLAMTTNGIVLTKKLPKLKECGVNAINISLDTLVPAKFEFMTRRKGHERVTESIDAAIELGYNPVKINCVVMRGLNDDEICDFVEMTREKPINVRFIEFMPFDGNVWNVKKLVPYAEMLDRVRQRFKNVQRLKDHPADTAKNFIVEGHRGTVSFITSMTEHFCAGCNRLRLLADGNFKVCLFGPAEVSLRDPIRAGMDDLGLKEIIGAAATTVGEAVAVTGVA; this comes from the exons ATGCGGGGCTGCGTCCGGGAGCTCCTCCAAGGATGCCTGCGTTCTCGGAGGGCCTATTTTTCG GTTGACGGTTCTAGATGCAGATTTGGTTGTTTATCAGATTCCTATGGCTCATCTGGCAGAATCAAAGGCTGCTGTCCGAGTGTCGGTACTCCAAGCTGTTCCAGGTCAATGGCTTCTGCAACTTCGTGTGCTGTCTTGTCTGAAGCGTTGCCAAAGGATAAAGATAATCTTGCATCCGATATGCTAATTGATTCATTTGGGAGGTTCCATAATTACTTGAGGATCTCGTTGACGGAGCGTTGCAACCTCAGGTGTCACTATTGCATGCCAGCAGAAGGTGTTGAACTCACACCTAACTCTCAGCTTCTTTCTCACGATGAAATCGTTCGGCTTGCAAATCTCTTTGTGACGTCTGGGGTGGATAAAATTAGGTTGACAGGTGGAGAACCTACAATTAGGAAAGATATAGAAGATATATGCTTGAGTCTTTCCAACTTAAAAGGTTTAAAAACACTTGCTATGACCACCAATGGGATCGTTCTCACGAAGAAGCTTCCAAAGTTGAAAGAGTGTGGTGTTAATGCGATAAACATTAGTTTGGACACATTGGTCCCAGCAAAGTTTGAATTCATGACCAGACGTAAGGGTCATGAAAGAGTCACGGAGTCAATAGATGCTGCAATAGAACTTGGATACAATCCTGTTAAG ATAAACTGTGTTGTAATGCGTGGATTAAACGATGATGAGATCTGCGATTTTGTAGAGATGACGAGAGAGAAGCCAATCAACGTTCGATTTATTGAGTTCATGCCATTTGATGGGAATGTTTGGAATGTCAAAAAGCTAGTTCCTTACGCGGAGATGCTGGATAGAGTG CGACAACGCTTTAAAAATGTACAGAGGCTTAAGGATCACCCTGCAGATACAGCAAAAAATTTCATTGTTGAAGGTCATCGTGGGACAGTCTCATTTATCACATCAATGACTGAGCATTTTTGTGCTGGTTGCAATAGATTGAGGCTCTTAGCTGATGGCAACTTCAAAGTATGTCTATTTGGTCCAGCAGAG GTAAGCTTAAGAGATCCAATTCGTGCTGGCATGGATGACCTTGGGCTGAAGGAGATCATTGGAGCTGCG GCCACAACCGTCGGTGAAGCGGTAGCAGTAACTGGCGTGGCGTAG
- the LOC103993367 gene encoding GTP 3',8-cyclase, mitochondrial isoform X1, whose protein sequence is MRGCVRELLQGCLRSRRAYFSVDGSRCRFGCLSDSYGSSGRIKGCCPSVGTPSCSRSMASATSCAVLSEALPKDKDNLASDMLIDSFGRFHNYLRISLTERCNLRCHYCMPAEGVELTPNSQLLSHDEIVRLANLFVTSGVDKIRLTGGEPTIRKDIEDICLSLSNLKGLKTLAMTTNGIVLTKKLPKLKECGVNAINISLDTLVPAKFEFMTRRKGHERVTESIDAAIELGYNPVKINCVVMRGLNDDEICDFVEMTREKPINVRFIEFMPFDGNVWNVKKLVPYAEMLDRVRQRFKNVQRLKDHPADTAKNFIVEGHRGTVSFITSMTEHFCAGCNRLRLLADGNFKVCLFGPAEVSLRDPIRAGMDDLGLKEIIGAAVCIDSGRSLCSPLSWLELVDISCRRIAFTMRCMQYHLQGILHIESAVGGCILHNVRMFCCRIYHEDVETNV, encoded by the exons ATGCGGGGCTGCGTCCGGGAGCTCCTCCAAGGATGCCTGCGTTCTCGGAGGGCCTATTTTTCG GTTGACGGTTCTAGATGCAGATTTGGTTGTTTATCAGATTCCTATGGCTCATCTGGCAGAATCAAAGGCTGCTGTCCGAGTGTCGGTACTCCAAGCTGTTCCAGGTCAATGGCTTCTGCAACTTCGTGTGCTGTCTTGTCTGAAGCGTTGCCAAAGGATAAAGATAATCTTGCATCCGATATGCTAATTGATTCATTTGGGAGGTTCCATAATTACTTGAGGATCTCGTTGACGGAGCGTTGCAACCTCAGGTGTCACTATTGCATGCCAGCAGAAGGTGTTGAACTCACACCTAACTCTCAGCTTCTTTCTCACGATGAAATCGTTCGGCTTGCAAATCTCTTTGTGACGTCTGGGGTGGATAAAATTAGGTTGACAGGTGGAGAACCTACAATTAGGAAAGATATAGAAGATATATGCTTGAGTCTTTCCAACTTAAAAGGTTTAAAAACACTTGCTATGACCACCAATGGGATCGTTCTCACGAAGAAGCTTCCAAAGTTGAAAGAGTGTGGTGTTAATGCGATAAACATTAGTTTGGACACATTGGTCCCAGCAAAGTTTGAATTCATGACCAGACGTAAGGGTCATGAAAGAGTCACGGAGTCAATAGATGCTGCAATAGAACTTGGATACAATCCTGTTAAG ATAAACTGTGTTGTAATGCGTGGATTAAACGATGATGAGATCTGCGATTTTGTAGAGATGACGAGAGAGAAGCCAATCAACGTTCGATTTATTGAGTTCATGCCATTTGATGGGAATGTTTGGAATGTCAAAAAGCTAGTTCCTTACGCGGAGATGCTGGATAGAGTG CGACAACGCTTTAAAAATGTACAGAGGCTTAAGGATCACCCTGCAGATACAGCAAAAAATTTCATTGTTGAAGGTCATCGTGGGACAGTCTCATTTATCACATCAATGACTGAGCATTTTTGTGCTGGTTGCAATAGATTGAGGCTCTTAGCTGATGGCAACTTCAAAGTATGTCTATTTGGTCCAGCAGAG GTAAGCTTAAGAGATCCAATTCGTGCTGGCATGGATGACCTTGGGCTGAAGGAGATCATTGGAGCTGCGGTATGTATAGATTCTGGTCGTTCATTGTGTTCTCCCTTGAGTTGGTTGGAGCTTGTTGATATCTCCTGTAGAAGAATAGCTTTTACGATGCGATGCATGCAGTATCATTTGCAGGGTATTCTGCATATTGAATCTGCCGTCGGAGGTTGTATCCTTCATAATGTGAGAATGTTTTGTTGCAGGATTTATCATGAAGACGTAGAAACTAATGTGTAA